The Nothobranchius furzeri strain GRZ-AD chromosome 17, NfurGRZ-RIMD1, whole genome shotgun sequence nucleotide sequence AAATATAGATTTAactgcaactgctgcattttaaatccCGCCTAACCGCATTGGTGAAGGCGTTTAAAACttgtttctgatcaccaaaaTGACTTCTATTCATTTATCTCTCATCTAGTTTTGTGGGCTGCTATTTGTAAAGTCGAGCAGTCAGAATTTAAAAGCGATGTTTTGGGTTTATTTTAACAATCACgtcaagtcatattttcaccatgttatccgtacatttataaataataaaaaataaaagtttccaactaaatatttagttatcaAGCTACATATTTAATTTAGAGTTAGGTGTTCGTTTTCTGAACTTGAtattaaatttacaaacaaatTATTCAGCCCACATCTAAATATTTTGTTTGGAGTCAGATAATTACTAAGATTACTAAGATTTAGcaccaaattaaatatttaaattaCAAACCTAGTTTATAAATATTTAGCaagaaataacatttttatttttctaaataaatattgAAGTCCcacctatttatttattttgcatctaaatatttagtttgcgggCAAATATTTACTTCACAAATTAAATATTCAGCAAGTTcataaatatttagttattttCCAAAAAATATTTATGTCTAACATATGAATTTATTTCGAATGAAAGCATTTATTTGGAGGTAAACAGTTTATTCTCAAACAATATATTTGGCaccaaatgaaatatttaggttacaaactaaatattttgggTCTAGCTATATAATTTCTTTggttctaaatatttagttttaagCCACACATTTAGGTCACACATACATTATGTCATTTCTAAGTTAAATATTATGTTTGTAAACAAAATAATTGACTTATAAACTGCTTACAGCTGAGAACTGTGACatatatacagtacaggccaaaagtttggacacaccttctcattgaatgttttctttattttcagtcAACTGAAATGGTTTTCaaacagtcttgaaggactacctattgaagctcatcaagagaatgccaagagtgttcaaggcagtaatcagagcaaacggTGGCTTTTTAGACGAAAACAgcacataaaacatgttttcagttatttcaccttttttggttaagtacataactccgcatgtgttcattcatagttttgatgccttcagtgagaatctaccaatttTTGTTGTAGCAGGTACAGCAGGAGACATGTTTACCAGCGGAAGCTCCTTCTGATCACTCAGAGCATCATTTTTTATAATTTTCCTTTAAACAAAGAAGACTTTCAGACCAATCAGATCTGAGAGGAAGCAGAGCTGAAATAAACCAAACCAATGTCAAAAGCCAGAGGCAATAACATGTCCTTGCTCTGCTTCTGGGAggaaataataaaactaatttaaTATGTTGCTCAGATTTTAGGAGATGAGGATGATCCCCAAGAGCCTGCGACTGTGTCTGTCGTCAGGAAAACACAAGTACTTCATATGAGCAACAAAAATGTGAGCTGcacaaaccaaacaaaaaaatcaAGGATTAAAGATGTTCCCTCATTCCAGAGTCACACACCGGGCTTTAAAGAAACTTTCATTATGTACATTATGAAGAGTTCTATTAAAAGCATGAGAATCCGTTCCAGGGAAGCCCAAAATAAAATGCTGAATCTTTAAAGCTGTGTGGTGTACATGAATAATGCATTGCTCAACTTTAAAGATGCTGGGAGGCAAATGTTGTCCCCTTTAGATTGAAGCTGGCTggtttcattttcttcttctgaACTTCTTTTTACTAAATCATCCTATAACCGGTTGGGAAATATTGCGAAAGAAAGGATTTACTCGAagttgtgagaatctgtgtgataAAAGCCTAACACCATTCTCCTTCTGGGGAAGTTTCTGCATACGGCAGCAGCTAACATCACATCAGATCCAGGGGAAGTGAATTTCATTTAAACAAGCTAAGCTGAGTTCATGGCAGTCTCTTGACTCCGGATTCCTCATTAGCGACACGCGGGAGCACCAGAGGTTATGTTGACACCCTGTCGGTTCCTCCCTTGATCCACCGCTGCCTTTTTCATCTTTCCAACATTCTCTCAGGCCCGTTTCCCCTCGGCAGAACCTTCTCTGCCCCTCAAGTTCCACCATTTTCCTCTTTTATGAGAACAAATGTTTATAAATTCATCATGAGGCTGGATGGTTAGCTTAAATAGAACAGCGGGTCACTGTTTTTATTGAAACTAAATGTCCTCTACTAATGCACCCACTTGTGCTGCATGCTTTAATTACACTTCAGAAGTCATTAACACCAAACAAAGTGCTGTTTACCTCGCTGCATGTACTTGAAATGAAACTGCTTACTCGCACAGCAGTGAAACAGTTCATTGCTCTTCTGCTGACGGTTTGTTTGTGTCACCTCTGGTATTGTCCTTGAACATGTGTAGCGTAGAGACCAAGCAGAGCTTTCTTACGGCATGATGACTTTATTTCAGAATGTGGCGCTTTTAGTTATGCCAGTTCTGGGAATTTATTCACTCTGCAATTTTTTGCACAGCAGAGGCATGAAAACTGAGACACGGAGCCAAAGAGCATTTGAAAAATTGCAGGAACACAGAGGACATGTTGTTCAGTTAGCAGCCTCCTGCATTATGTTGGTTTACTATAATCATCACCAAGAAAGCAagtatttaaattaaaaaaataataattttaatcccAAAAAATATAGGTTAAACATGAAGCAATTTAATAAAAAtctatatttaatttaaaaataatacctccacgaggcgtttagaggtgtgcaggatGACGGTACAATATTTTCTTTAGAagttaaattttaattaaaaataatcaaacaTTTATTGTGGCGGgcatgacactgggtttatgtttacatctaccagccagtagagggcaccataACAGTCCGcttggcacagcgaggctggccctGTGGAAAACGGCTGACTCTGCAAGTCAAgcggctgcttctgagcccagaagatgttctaacagtaaatACTTCTGTAAAATAAACATGTTATTAGAAATTAACCAATGGGGTAAACAAGAGTTGCTTTGGAGACACGTTGGAGCCAGAGCTAGAGGTGGGAGCTAGCTCCGGGAAAAAGCCTCAGCCTCGGCCTCCGACAGTCCAACAGTCCAGGTCTAAAGGAACACCCAGTTTTGTGTTGAAAAACGTTAAACTAGAGATAATAATCATTTGAGAAGGTAGGAAGGCCTTTTGCCATTATAAACTCACTAACTGGTAAAATTAAGAGCTAGCATATCACCAGGCAGCACAGAATGTCTTTAGGCCgtgtcttaggcctagtccacacgtagccgggtttgtataaaaacgaatatccgcccctccaaaaacttgcttccacaccacctcgttttaaaaagaaactctgtccgcatgtacccggataaatacgttgttaaggacatgccagacctgtaggcggcagtacttcccccgttcttaacctcgtccttcgtctgtggtcttccacaaggagcagtaattctgcttgcaaaaacaaacaagcaaaaagcgcttggacaattgataaagcgagcgcagctcagagggcatccatgctgtcggctagtgtaaacacaggtcacacacgtgatgtcagcatatttttgtcgcagaaagtgacgttgcggaccttaaaactccggttttgtctgtttggttttgtatttctgttcacgcagacacccaaaacggagaaaacgcatatcttcactttggccggagtttttaaaaagatccgtttcgtgtaaaaaaaaaaaactcagttttcgtgtggatgacaggccaaaatgtagaaaaatatctacgttttggcagatccccggctacgtgtggacagggccttaattagGGACAATGTCCTCATATGACTGAATCCAGGGTCAAAAACATTACATGATATTTTACACGCTGAACGGATTTacgcatccatccaacaatccataatCCGTACCACTTACTCCTCCGTAGGCTCATGGGAAGTTGCATAACAGAAAATGGGAATTTGAGATCAAACTGGTGtgcaaatacataaataaaatccAATCATTTCTTTAAACATAACTGATAATCTCTCATTTCTTAGTAGATTTAcaagtttctgtgtgtgtgtccattaggAATGGCTGGACTTGCGCTGCAGAGGCGTCCGGAATGCCAACGCTTACATCCTGGTGTACGACATCTGTTGTGTGGAGAGTTTTGAATATGTGAAAATGATCAGACAGCAGATCGTGGAGAACAGGTAAAgtctgaccccccccccaccccaccccctcccccacccacacacacacacacacacacacacacacacacacacacagttctggcGATAATCTAAGAGAAAAACTGCCCTGCCACCTTTTTTGGAGACCGTATCCAATTTTAGTGCCCAACTCCAAGCCCTTGGACTACTGTGACAGTTTTATTTTGTGGTGATATCTTTTCATTTAGCACACTCCTCCTTGAAATCTTGACAGCTCTGTCATGACATTTGATTTTCCACCAACGTAGGGGCGTCTACCGAGACGTCTCCAGTGATTTATAGATTGTTTGGGGGgatttttctgcttttatttgaagaagaaaaagaacacACAGGGGTTGAGCACCACTGAGATTGGCTTTGTGGCTACAATAGGGTCAACCTGAATATATTTACATATAGAAGCTGGATTTAAGAGTTTATTTGCTGTGTACAACATGACCGAACAGCCTTTTCCACAGCTCATCGCCTCTTTCCTGGAGCTCCCTGTTTATGGCTCAAGACAGAAACCCATTATCGCCCACGGGGAAAGGTGAATGCACAAGGAATCCAAAACAGGAGAGTAATACAGATATGGTGTCCAAACCAAAGATACACCAATCCAGCTGAGACGGCACATGAAATCACAAATAacgatgtttgtgtgtgtgtgtggaggtgggTGGGGGGTATTTCTGTTGTAAGCAGCAGTGGGATAAAATGTGAAAGTTAGAATTATACAGAAAAATGTTCTAAACCAGCATAACTTTGTTTATTGCCCTATTTTTTAAACCCGCTAGCATTAAGCCTTCGTTTGATTCATCCAGGCTGTCGACAGTGTTGTGCACTTCCAAgtttgcatgcatgcacgcattctCCCTCTGCAAAAACATTCTGTTTTCAAATCTACGTGCAGACAACAGGTGAAAAGTAGGAGATGTGGGTTTTTGGCTCTGCCTCGGGGCTTCAGAGCTGTACTGTAAGTCGTTACAGGCCATTAGGCTATCGGCGAGAGCAGGTGTGGAAATATGCAAAAGAACGCAAATCCTTATTGGAATCTGACATGAACCTTTACTCAACAAAAGAAGAATTAATAAAGCAGCAGCTCTAGTGGTGTAAATCTCCGCCTTGCCTTTGCGGTCATTTAGTCCGAGTTTCATAATCGTATTTAACACTCGTTAAATTCAGCTTCACTTTGAAGATTTTTAATAATCTGTATCATCTATTTCCCATAAAGAGAAAGGCTCCAAACGGATTGATCCAAGATCACCACACTGGTAAAAGTCCCATCAATCCAAATCATTCCCTCCTCCTTTCTCCTTAAAACTACCTCTTGCTTGCCATACATTTACATTGCTTCATTTTGCTGCGAACCAGCTTCTGCAGAGTGTGGTGGGAGGCCCCTGGAGCCCATCAGCTCTAATCCTCCAGTccgcccccacacacacacatgcacacacacaaggatAGCTGGggtgttctttttttttaaataaccctCATTTTTATGTCATTTATTTTTCCCACAGGGAAGGCAGCAGCAGTGAGGTGCCAATCCTGGTGGTGGGCAACAAGAGGGATCTGCAGAGGCAGCGCTTCATGCCCCGCAGGGCGGTGTCAGTCCTGGTAAAGAAGACCTGGAAGTGTGGTTACGTGGAGTGCTCTGCCAAGTTTAACTGGCACGTGGTCCTGCTCTTCAAAGAGCTGCTGGGCATCGCCGTGGCACGGGCCATGCGCCAGAACCACACCTCCATTCGTCTGCAAGGGGCTTTACAGAGAAATCGCTGCACTGTCAtgtgacgacccccccccccccccccccccccccacacacacacacacacacacaccagccttcTCTGGAGTGGTGCAGAACTGAAGgacatcttttattttaaaaggaCTTTTATCGTAATGGCTGGAAAAATACCCTGTGGCCTCCTGCTTTTACTGAGCTGATTTTTATCATAATGAGGTTTATTTGACTCTTGCGCTGTAAAAGACACTAAAACCTTCACACGCGGTCATCCAACCACTTCCTGTTCAAATCCCATGTGTGGAGACGAGGAAGGAGGTGGAAGCCATGCTGGTGAAAACCGACACAGcacatatttttttatttgtgacaTCAGCTCCACACCTTAATATGTCAGGCTGTGTTTCCCAGTGTAACACACCACATGTGTCGAGTCTGTAAGCAGGCCTGGACACTTGGAAGCTATAAGACTCGAAACTGAAAGGCAGCAATATCGTTGAGTCTTCCTTTTCAATTTGTCCCACTCAGTAGGGTCAACAAACACACTAGAGGACACGAGGCCAGTGATTAAAAATATTAACTTCAACAAGGATGTCCTAACAAAAAATGTACATAGATTGATGTTTTAGGTCTGAGaaagtagcccccccccccccccccccccccgttacaAATGTGGCCTATGGTAAAACTTGTTTGTTCAGAGCAAGGGCATTTAGGTTGTTCTGCAGCAGAAACTACTGCAGTCCCTTATTATGACGTACTTTAAGGGTTTAATCTGCTCCCTCTCCTTACTCCCACTGTATTTCTGATTAATGCATTCAATCCAGGGATCTGGGGACATGCAAGAGGTGAAAACTACAATTTGTACTCACAATATACTACATCTTTGGACCCTGACTGCTCTCTGGGACCAACTTGTTGGACCTTACGCATTTTAAAGGACAGTTTCAGGGTTAATATTGGAAGAAGATGAAATTTATGGACCAGGGATAATATTTTAGTGATGGGTTATTGTAGACAAAGGTGTTAAAGAAGACAaatgacttttttcttaagttacaATAGTTTTACGGTTGACACAAAACATGTGTATGAAGCttgttgcactaaatccctctcacattaagtgatttcagcagttttatttttgacagtttcagtaccttccagaatgagccatttcagggctctgtcactttaagaaaacaagctagagctggccatgcccactcATCCCTCActcaagctgctataagctgagaagctctaatatcttggaggggctcagagtagagctgctgctcctccagcagcagcttcctCTTGCATACAAGAGGTGATTCTATTCTATGTTccaagtttgtgacatcacaaacgggaacttgttgaaacagctcattttaggcacataatgccaaaaactaaacacagaaaaaaaatgaacggacagattttttttatcatgttaggagtgtttatagaggtggtagagatccacatggcaaaacaaaatgatgcaaaaagtgagttttgcatGATATATGGTGTGTGAGAGGAagtgatggagagagagagagagagagagagagagagagagagagagagagagagagagagagagagagagagagagagagagagagagagagagagagagacagagagagagagagagacagacagagagagagagagagagagagagagagagagagagagagagagagagagagagagagagagagagagagagaatgcaaGGTTTTATAGCTGCCATTAAGGCAAGCAAAGGATGGGCACAGCGAGATAGGAAACAGATATTAaagctttggattaaaaataagcAACAACACCCCACAGCAGAGTCCCTAAATGCCACTATGTTATATTAAAAAGGCCTCCTACAGTCGCTGTAATCCGCCTGCATCCTGACATCCCACAGATAAAGAAACATCTCAGTAATAGGCCCCGTTCACAGACGCAAATGGATCACCAATAAAGCTTTAATCCCCCTGTCTGAAAACTAAATGGTACTGTTGTGAACTACGTTTTTCCTGTGATTTGGCCAAGGTGAACATTGTGAATATGTCTAACCTCTTGTACATAAGAATGGTCTCCAGAGAGAGTAGCTTGCATGCTTTTGTTGGTGGAGGAGCCAACAGGTCAGGGTTTAATTGCACTGGTGTGaatatgtgatattgtgcttagaTTTTTGTATTACATGGTCTCTGACGCTGTAATGAGCAGCTGAGTGGATGAATGTGATCGTTTTTCACCGGCATGTGATAGCACAAGCTCATGAATTTCTCCAAATGTAGTGCTAACCCTTCACACGGGCCAGATGGTTGCATTGTTTTTTTTCCTTGAAGAATAAAATAAGGGAAATATGTAGCAGAGATATGAGAAAGCAACTGTGTGTGTAACATGGGTTTCCATCTGTTTGTTTTATTGTGCATTTTCAAATAAAAAAGGGCTACGATTTGTATTTATTCTGAAACTCTGTCTTTATTTTTATGGTATTATTATAAGTGGATCTTTTTTGACACATGGTGAATTAATAAATGCATTTGAGAAGCTTTTGATTCTCAATCCTGTGCTTGTTAAATTTGAGCCTTTTGACAATACTGCCATCTTGTGGATTTATGATGTGATCAGCAGCCAGAGGAGGCGGACTCAGCAGGCAACACAACACATGACAGCTACAAGAGCCTGTAGTTACACATGTATCCGATTATATTACATAAAAATAAATGTGATATATTTTATTTtctataaaaagcactttggtttAAAGCTGCTTTGTGGAAATGCGTACTTGGGTAATTACTTatgcgctgtccatggtgctgcacTGTCAGGTACTTTGTGTTCTTGGATTAGAAAACGTGCACAAAATGGGGTGATGTTGCTGCGCCTGCCAATGTTTACTTAATGAAAGGAATTTATGCTGAGCTTTGTGTAACAAGACATGTTATCTGGGAAATGGGTGCCCTCTTCACAGATCTGCCGCCGTACTGAGTGGTGAAGCAGGAGCAGCACAGGTGGATTTATTATAATTAATCATTAACTCATGATATTGATATGGAATCTGCAATAAAACGACCTATTCTCCTAAACTTCCGTATTCTCTGCTCTACTCTGCTGAGTGGATGTGTCCACATGTGACCGATCAGAAGGCAGACCTCTAAGGTTTAGGAATGTGTATATATCAGAGTCACGTGGTGCAGCAGGTCTGGAGTTCCCTTCCAGGCTGCATCTGAGTGACCAGCTCGCTGCCGCTCCCTTTGCTGGCTGTCAAACAGTTTAGAGCCGCCATCGTGGTGATAACCGCTGTTTCGGTGTCAGTCTTATCCGATAACACGGAGGCATTGTAGAGTGTTTCTCTTCTGTTCGCATCCGGATCCGCTGCCTCTGCATCAGCCAGCTGTCTTGGCATCACTTCTTCCACCTCCGGCGTCATGTGAAAGGACTCCACGGTGGTACGCGGAACCTTCCTCCCGAGCAGCGCACTAGTTAGTAGTGTCCACGTCCTCGTCTCCCCCTCCTCCCCTCGCCGGCTGGCCCCAGATCGTCCAGCGCCTGTTGGCGTGCGGCGGAGCCGAGGATGAGCGAGCAGGGGAAGGGCTCGGCGTCCGCTTCCACCGCGGCCCCGGCACCGGGGTCGGACACTTACAAAGGGTGGCTCTTTAAGTGGACCAACTACCTGAAAGGGTACCAGCGGCGATGGTTCGTCCTCAGCAACGGCCTGCTTTCATATTACAGGtaaaagtggtgtgtgtgtgtgtgtgtgtgtgtgtgtgtgtgtgtgtgtgtgtgtgtgtgtgtgtgtgtgtgtgtgtgtgtaaataagtGCGCACAGCGGCTGATATTAGTGTCGGCGCATCATGACAGCTGGCTCCCTCAGCTggctagcagcagcagcaggctaaGGGGCGGCTGTTTTATACTCCTCCAGCTGACGGAGACATCACCCTCCGCTGGCTTTGGACTGTGGAAGCGCTGAAACACGCACAGAAAAATAAACAACGAACAAATATCTCAACGAATTACGATAAAGAGtaaaaaacacaaacataaaacAAGTGTTAGCTAGCACACTGAGCTAAGCCCGTTAGCCTCCTGTCATCAGCTGTCAGGAGACTGAACTCTTCCAGCTCTCCGCTCTGCTGTCATTTCAACTAAATGCTCTTTTTATACATTAACAACTCCCTCCTCTCGGTTTTTGCATTTTATCCCAAATATGTAGCTTTTTCCAACAATCACAGTGGGAAAAAACTTGCTTTACCCTCAATAAGTTCATTAATCCCTTCACTGATGTGCTGAAACTACTCAGCATGATTGCTGTTAACAGATACACTCCCATATGAGGTCGCTATCATTCACTCCTCACGGATGGCAGCTGTGAGACTACATTAGATCTGTTAGAGGCAGACGGACACCTGTGGCTCAGGTGCGTTTATGAGGGAGTCATGTTTCCACAGGTGTGGGTGATAGTGATGGATGAGGCACCACGTGAGCAGTGGGTCATGATCAAGGTCAGCTCAACAAATACTTTAGATCCAACCCTGCTCTTTAGATCCGAGTCAGATGCTGGAcatgcagcatgttttagttgtttccctgattAAATGGTGtgtcatctgttcagcagctctgcagaagtctgtaatatacctgctgattaaaagaaggtgtgttggagcagagaaacctcaagttcacacacacacacacacacacacacacacacacacacacacacacacacacacacacacacacacacacacacacacacacacacacacacacacacacacacacacacacacacactgtcctgctctgaacttgagactgttatccacaccttcagctcctcacacttagactactgtaactctcttttcacgtgtctgagcagaaccctgaaccgtctgcaggtggttcagaatgcgtgtgctcggcttctgaccaagtcctccaaacacacccacat carries:
- the rasl10a gene encoding ras-like protein family member 10A; protein product: MVETLSIAVIGAPGVGKTSIIRQFIYNDFSEVYTPTRTRYVYRPSVILNGNMYELKVLDVPPISSFPASTSQEWLDLRCRGVRNANAYILVYDICCVESFEYVKMIRQQIVENREGSSSEVPILVVGNKRDLQRQRFMPRRAVSVLVKKTWKCGYVECSAKFNWHVVLLFKELLGIAVARAMRQNHTSIRLQGALQRNRCTVM